A genome region from Candidatus Zixiibacteriota bacterium includes the following:
- a CDS encoding YifB family Mg chelatase-like AAA ATPase, translated as MLAKVISSATLGVDAYPVEVEADIQQQMPAFVTVGLPEGAVRESKERVTAAIKNSDFVFPVKRVTINLAPADVKKEGSAFDLPIAVGILAATGQIIRERVDEFVLVGELSLDGSLKPVPGVLPMAMSLHEGNGIKGMIVPKENAREAAMAGTVPVFPVYSLKQAVHFLEDESTIRQFDVDIASVFNEARKYPIDFSDVKGQESAKRALEIAAAGGHNIIMIGPPGSGKTMLARRMPTILPDMSVAEALETTKIHSVAGRLGPEEPLVATRPFRSPHHTVSYAGLVGGGTIPKPGEVSLAHHGVLFLDEMPEFKKDILEMLRQPMEDKQVTISRASTALTYPASFMLVAAMNPCPCGYYGDPQHECHCSSGEIQRYMSRVSGPLLDRIDIHITVPSVKFKELSSEAKGENSSEIRKRVNAARQLQLRRFQSEPNIFANAHMEPCDIRRFCKIDEKSHSLLALAITRQGLSARAYDRILKVARTIADLAASESIEMGHIAEAIHYRTLDRNLWL; from the coding sequence TGCTTGCCAAGGTGATTTCTTCGGCGACCCTCGGTGTGGATGCCTACCCGGTCGAGGTAGAGGCAGATATCCAGCAACAGATGCCGGCCTTTGTCACGGTCGGTTTGCCGGAGGGGGCGGTCAGGGAATCAAAAGAACGGGTCACAGCGGCCATAAAAAACTCTGATTTCGTCTTTCCGGTCAAACGCGTCACTATCAATCTGGCCCCCGCCGATGTGAAAAAAGAGGGGTCTGCTTTCGACCTGCCGATCGCGGTCGGGATACTGGCCGCAACCGGGCAAATAATTCGTGAGCGAGTCGATGAATTCGTGCTGGTCGGCGAACTCTCGCTCGATGGCAGCCTTAAGCCGGTGCCGGGCGTTCTTCCCATGGCCATGAGTTTACACGAGGGGAACGGCATCAAAGGGATGATCGTTCCGAAAGAGAACGCCCGCGAGGCGGCCATGGCCGGCACTGTGCCGGTCTTTCCGGTTTATTCGCTCAAGCAGGCGGTGCATTTTCTCGAAGATGAATCCACCATCCGCCAGTTCGACGTGGACATCGCGTCGGTGTTCAACGAAGCGCGGAAATATCCCATCGACTTTTCTGATGTCAAAGGGCAGGAGTCGGCCAAGAGGGCGCTTGAGATCGCCGCTGCCGGAGGGCACAATATCATCATGATCGGCCCGCCCGGCTCGGGCAAGACCATGCTCGCTCGGCGCATGCCGACCATTCTGCCGGACATGAGTGTTGCTGAAGCGCTCGAAACCACCAAAATCCATTCGGTGGCCGGGCGTCTTGGCCCCGAGGAACCGCTGGTCGCCACGCGGCCGTTCCGATCCCCGCATCACACCGTGTCGTACGCCGGATTGGTGGGAGGCGGCACGATCCCCAAACCGGGTGAGGTTTCCCTGGCTCACCACGGCGTGCTGTTTCTCGATGAAATGCCGGAGTTCAAGAAGGATATTCTGGAAATGCTCCGGCAGCCGATGGAGGACAAGCAGGTGACCATTTCGCGCGCCTCCACGGCGCTCACCTATCCGGCGTCGTTCATGCTGGTCGCCGCCATGAACCCCTGTCCCTGCGGTTACTACGGCGACCCGCAGCATGAATGCCACTGTTCGTCCGGTGAGATTCAGCGCTACATGTCGCGGGTCTCCGGGCCGCTATTGGATCGGATCGATATTCATATCACGGTGCCATCGGTGAAGTTCAAGGAGCTTTCCTCCGAGGCGAAAGGGGAGAACTCATCGGAGATCCGAAAGCGCGTGAACGCAGCCCGTCAGCTTCAGCTTCGACGCTTCCAGAGCGAGCCAAACATCTTCGCCAACGCCCACATGGAGCCGTGCGATATCCGGCGGTTCTGCAAGATCGACGAGAAATCACACTCACTGCTGGCGTTGGCGATAACTCGGCAAGGGCTCTCGGCCAGGGCGTATGACCGCATTCTGAAAGTGGCGCGGACAATCGCCGACCTGGCCGCCTCGGAGTCAATCGAAATGGGACATATCGCCGAGGCGATTCACTATCGAACGCTGGATAGAAATCTGTGGCTATAG